From Candidatus Melainabacteria bacterium RIFOXYA2_FULL_32_9, a single genomic window includes:
- a CDS encoding TIGR00266 family protein has product MLNKSDYEVIGNDLQAVIIRLSEAKSVFADPGSLVYTSDNVKMDVTLGERGFAKRILSGFKRTIVGENFFLTRFSSDLGTGEVVFSSPVPGKIIPVEIPKEGLICEKQAYLCSDSSINIEVAFAKRIGAGLFGREGFILQKLTGEGTVFVQSCGTIIKKTLGQGEIIKLDPGCVVAFDPSVDYDIKYVGNIKTAIFGGVGLFFVTLVGPGNVYIQTLPLSKLSRKLLSGSKFPKAKSNG; this is encoded by the coding sequence ATGTTGAATAAGAGTGATTATGAAGTTATAGGTAATGATTTACAGGCTGTAATTATCAGGCTTTCTGAAGCAAAATCTGTATTTGCAGACCCTGGTAGTCTTGTTTATACCAGCGATAACGTAAAAATGGATGTTACTTTGGGAGAACGTGGTTTTGCGAAAAGAATTTTAAGTGGATTTAAAAGAACTATTGTAGGAGAGAATTTCTTTTTAACTAGATTCAGCTCTGATCTTGGAACGGGCGAAGTTGTTTTCAGTTCACCTGTGCCTGGCAAGATTATCCCTGTTGAAATTCCTAAAGAAGGACTGATTTGTGAAAAACAGGCTTATCTTTGTTCTGATAGCAGCATAAATATTGAAGTTGCTTTTGCAAAGCGAATTGGGGCAGGTTTATTTGGACGAGAAGGTTTTATTTTACAAAAGTTAACAGGAGAGGGGACTGTATTTGTTCAATCTTGCGGAACTATTATAAAAAAGACTTTAGGGCAAGGAGAAATCATCAAACTTGATCCTGGTTGTGTAGTGGCTTTTGATCCTTCTGTTGACTATGACATCAAATATGTTGGGAATATCAAGACTGCTATATTTGGTGGTGTAGGTTTATTTTTTGTTACATTAGTCGGACCTGGAAATGTTTACATACAAACCTTGCCATTGAGTAAATTATCCCGGAAGCTTCTGTCTGGATCTAAGTTTCCCAAGGCTAAGTCAAATGGCTAG